The Streptomyces durmitorensis genome contains the following window.
TCTCCTGTACCGGTTCAAGCAGCTGACGCCCTACAACAGCAGCGTCACCGAACGCATCCGGTCCACGAACTTCGCAATGTCTCACCATTCGGCAACCTGGACACTGTGCAGCCTCGACGCCAGGACCAAGATCAATCAACTCGGTCTGCCTTATGGCCGCAAGTCCAAGAAGATCGCCCCGCCACGCACCGAGTTCTCGCGTCGCGACTACCTACGAGGAGTCGTTGATGCAGACGGTTCCATCGGCTACACAAGCCAAGGCTTCCCCTTCGTTTCGCTGACGACTGCCAGCACAGCTGTAGGGGTCTACCTCTGCCGCTACGCCCGCCAGCTCACGGGCGCCGAACGCCTGATCAGGCGCAACGCACGCGACCAGATCTACAACATCTCCTACGAGAAGGAGACAGCCCAGGCACTCGCAGCAGATCTGTACTACCCAGGATGCCTCTCCCTGGGACGCAAGCAGGTCAAGGCCGACGCACTCGCCTCATGGGCCCGCCCAGTCGACATGCGAATTGCGCACACACAACGGCGCTGGACGCCAAAGGATGACCAGGTCCTGCTCCAGCTCCGCGACGCCGCAGCTGCAGCCTCGGAACTCGGGCGGACCGAGAGGAGCTGCCATATGCGCCTATGGCGACTCCGCACCGGCCGAGTGTTGATGCCGACCGATCACTAGAACGCCGGACACAAGTGGGGCCGGGCCAACCACTGCCCGGCCCCACTTACAGCTCAGCCCTTGACGCAGACAACCTGCTTCAGCTTCGCCACGACTTCAACAAGGTCCCGCTGATGCTCCATGACCTGCTCGATCGGTTTGTACGCACCCGGAATCTCGTCCACGACGCCCGAGTCCTTGCGGCACTCGACGCCCCGCGTCTGCTCTTCAAGGTCCCGCACCGAGAAACGCTTCTTCGCCGCGTTGCGGCTCATCCGCCGACCCGCCCCGTGCGAGGCCGAGTTGAAGGCCTTCTCGTTGCCGAGGCCCTTCACGATGTACGTTGCCGTGCCCATCGACCCCGGAATGATGCCGAGGTCACCGGAGCCCGCCCGGATCGCGCCCTTACGCGTGACCAGCAGGTCCATGCCCTCGTACCGCTCCTCGGCAACGTAATTGTGGTGACAGCTGACCTCCGCCTCGAAGCTCGGCTTCGCCTTCTTGAACTCCCGACGGATGACGTCCCTCAGGAGGCCCATCATGATCGCGCGGTTGTACTTCGCGTACTCCTGAGCCCAGTAGAGGTCGTTCCGGTACGCCGCCATCTGCGGGGTGTCCGAGACGAAGACCGCCAAGTCACGGTCGACCAGGCCTTGGTTGTGCGGGAGTTTCTGCGCAATGCCTATGTGGTGCTCGGCGAGTTCCTTGCCGATGTTGCGGGAGCCGGAGTGCAGAGTGAGCCACACGGAGCCCACCGAATCGAACGACAGCTCGAGGTGGTGATTTCCCGCGCCGAGGGTTCCCATCTGCTTGGTAGCCCGATCCTCACGGAACTTCACGGCATCAGCGACCCCCTCGAACCGCGACCAGAAGTCCCCCCACTCCGCAGTCCCGAACCCATGCAACCTCCCCGGATCCACCGGATCCGCATGCATCCCCCGCCCCACCGGAATCGCCTGCTCGATCTTCGACCGAAGCCGCGACAGATCCCCCGGCAGGTCATTGGCCGTCAACGAGGTCTTGACGGCGGACATCCCGCAGCCGATGTCCACACCCACCGCCGCGGGACACACCGCCCCCTGCATGGCGATCACCGAACCGACCGTCGCGCCCTTGCCGTAGTGGACGTCCGGCATGACGGCCAGGCCCTTGATCCAGGGCAGCGTCGCCACGTTCTGGAGCTGCTGGAGTGCGACATCCTCGACCGAGGCCGGGTCCGTCCACATGCGGATCGGTACCTTTGCCCCGGGAACCTCCACGTACGACATAACGCCCTCATTCCCCCGTAGTTGAACAGAAGTGCTGAAAGTCTCGTAGCGCAAATACCGGAGCCAAGGTCAACGAAAGGTACGACGGACCGGCGTCCACGGCATTGCGTGCGATACACATTGTGTCCACCGGTCGCCCACCAGCGGCAACCCAATATCCCCGGCGAGAAGGAGCCCACACGGTGCAGCGGAAGGCGTACGTACCAGGCGTCGCAGCTCTCATCGCGGCGCTGCTCGCCGGCTGCACCGGCGGTGGCGCGCTCGGCGGCGAGCCGGACGACTCGAAGCCCGGCGACACCGGCAGCTCCACCGCGGCCGCCGAGCCCGGCAAGTACCGCACGCTCCCCGAACCCTGCGGCCAGGTCGACCGCGGCACGCTCGACTCGATGCTGCCCGGCATCAAGGAGGTGCAGGACGAGGAGCAGCGGGAGAAGGCGTACGAGGGTGCGCCCACCGTCACGTACGACACCGACCGTCGTGTGGGCTGCCGCTGGAAGGTGGAGTCCTCGGGCGCCACCCACCATCTGCTCGTCGACTTCGAGCGCGTGGTCTCGTACGACAACGGCGTCAGCGATGACACCCGCGCCGCGGAGGTCTATGCGTCGAAGGTCCAGAAGGCGGACCTGCCCGAGCCTTCCGGCACTCCGACCGCCGATGACGGCGAGAGCGAGGGCGAGGGCGAGGGGGCCGGTGCCGAGCCTTCCGACGGTGCCGATAAGGGTACGGATGCGGATGAGTCCGGCAAGGGCGACAGTAAGGGTGATGCGAGCGACAGCGCCTCCGGTGACTCCGGTGACTCCTCTGGCGAGGCCGTCACGCCCCCCGGTCTTGAGCCCCGCATCCTCGACGACCTGGGCGACGAGGCCTTCCTCGATGACGCGCTCACCACGTCCGGTTCCGCGACCCGGCACCGCACGGTGACTGTGGTGTTCCGCACGTCGAACGTCATCGTGACCGTCGAGTACGACGAGCAGCCGGGGCGTCTCACCGACATCCCCGACAGCAAGGAAATGCAGGACATGGCGCAGGAACTGGCCGGAGGCCTGGCCGACGGCTTCGACGAATAGCGACGGTTCGGACGGGTGCCCGGCTCCTCGGAAGCGGAGTCGTCCGCGTCGGGCACGGCGTACCGTGGCCCATCGAACCGACGACAGCCGTCTTGAGTGACTTGAGTGAAGGAACCATGCACCG
Protein-coding sequences here:
- a CDS encoding RtcB family protein, yielding MSYVEVPGAKVPIRMWTDPASVEDVALQQLQNVATLPWIKGLAVMPDVHYGKGATVGSVIAMQGAVCPAAVGVDIGCGMSAVKTSLTANDLPGDLSRLRSKIEQAIPVGRGMHADPVDPGRLHGFGTAEWGDFWSRFEGVADAVKFREDRATKQMGTLGAGNHHLELSFDSVGSVWLTLHSGSRNIGKELAEHHIGIAQKLPHNQGLVDRDLAVFVSDTPQMAAYRNDLYWAQEYAKYNRAIMMGLLRDVIRREFKKAKPSFEAEVSCHHNYVAEERYEGMDLLVTRKGAIRAGSGDLGIIPGSMGTATYIVKGLGNEKAFNSASHGAGRRMSRNAAKKRFSVRDLEEQTRGVECRKDSGVVDEIPGAYKPIEQVMEHQRDLVEVVAKLKQVVCVKG
- a CDS encoding DUF3558 domain-containing protein yields the protein MQRKAYVPGVAALIAALLAGCTGGGALGGEPDDSKPGDTGSSTAAAEPGKYRTLPEPCGQVDRGTLDSMLPGIKEVQDEEQREKAYEGAPTVTYDTDRRVGCRWKVESSGATHHLLVDFERVVSYDNGVSDDTRAAEVYASKVQKADLPEPSGTPTADDGESEGEGEGAGAEPSDGADKGTDADESGKGDSKGDASDSASGDSGDSSGEAVTPPGLEPRILDDLGDEAFLDDALTTSGSATRHRTVTVVFRTSNVIVTVEYDEQPGRLTDIPDSKEMQDMAQELAGGLADGFDE